The proteins below come from a single Drosophila busckii strain San Diego stock center, stock number 13000-0081.31 chromosome X, ASM1175060v1, whole genome shotgun sequence genomic window:
- the LOC108605820 gene encoding lysozyme — MRTQSLALLSLSLWVIIISSSFDAVLSKRYMRCELARKLLQQHGFERSLLPVWICLLEHESDLDTAKITANPNGSSSYGLFQINTRYCQQDRRGGVCNIKCEDLLDENLRESASCAKRIQTSEGFRHWNGWQRYCRNTQNLPNLKVICGI, encoded by the exons ATGAGAACGCAGTCGCTTGCATTGCTCAGCTTGAGCCTGTgggtcatcatcatcagcagcagcttcgatGCGGTGCTAAGCAAGCGTTATATGCGCTGCGAGTTGGCCcgcaagctgctgcagcagcacggCTTTGAGCGCAGCTTGTTGCCCGTTT GGATCTGCTTGCTGGAGCATGAAAGCGACTTGGACACAGCCAAGATAACAGCAAATCCAAATGGCTCAAGCAGCTATGGACTGTTTCAGATCAACACTCGCTATTGCCAGCAGGACAGACGCGGCGGCGTTTGCAATATCAAATGCGAAG ATTTGCTGGATGAGAATTTGCGTGAGTCGGCCAGCTGTGCTAAGCGCATACAAACTTCGGAGGGATTTCGGCATTGGAACGGCTGGCAACGCTATTGTCGCAATACTCAGAATTTGCCAAATCTAAAAGTTATATGCGGCATTTAG